A stretch of Longimicrobium terrae DNA encodes these proteins:
- a CDS encoding LysM peptidoglycan-binding domain-containing protein: MRTAATVIAAAGLLAAVPLAAQNDAQNERVHVVRPGETLWDIARNYLNDPFLWPEIFRLNTNVVQDPARIYPSERLVLPDGVPAAATETVFNGGLPRERGPSVQFGERVPRPEVLPGDFYRVGFIARRGEVVPVGRLTEPEAHSALDLRMPPQINQYDRVFVQVDESVREGDRLRFLRPGREMRGVGRIYRPTGVGTVAAVDSGVATVVVVGLYAPMEPNDVAVPWERFPLEPNARSQAGEPDLEGRVIAFDEEGRVLQRTESILFLNVGRDSGVAVGDVFEAYEPRHRSRLGIRPEVYVARMQVVRVTGGSASVRVTELGQPSITTGLAVRRVARMR, translated from the coding sequence GTGAGAACAGCCGCAACCGTCATCGCCGCCGCGGGCCTGCTCGCGGCCGTGCCGCTGGCCGCCCAGAACGACGCGCAGAACGAGCGCGTCCACGTGGTGCGCCCCGGCGAGACGCTGTGGGACATCGCGCGCAACTACCTGAACGACCCGTTCCTGTGGCCGGAAATCTTCCGCCTCAACACGAACGTCGTGCAGGACCCGGCCCGCATCTATCCGTCGGAGCGCCTGGTGCTTCCCGACGGCGTGCCGGCCGCCGCGACGGAAACGGTGTTCAACGGCGGGCTTCCGCGCGAGCGCGGCCCCAGCGTGCAGTTCGGCGAGCGCGTCCCGCGCCCCGAGGTGCTGCCGGGCGACTTCTACCGCGTGGGCTTCATTGCCCGGCGCGGCGAGGTGGTGCCGGTGGGCCGGCTGACGGAGCCGGAGGCGCACTCCGCGCTGGACCTGCGCATGCCGCCGCAGATCAACCAGTACGACCGCGTGTTCGTGCAGGTGGACGAGTCGGTGCGCGAGGGCGACCGGCTGCGCTTTCTGCGTCCCGGGCGCGAAATGCGCGGCGTGGGACGCATCTACCGCCCCACCGGCGTGGGCACCGTGGCCGCCGTGGACAGCGGCGTGGCGACCGTCGTAGTCGTGGGCCTGTACGCCCCGATGGAGCCCAACGACGTGGCCGTGCCCTGGGAGCGCTTTCCGCTGGAGCCCAACGCGCGCAGCCAGGCCGGCGAGCCGGACCTGGAGGGCCGCGTGATCGCGTTCGACGAGGAAGGCCGCGTCCTGCAGCGCACCGAGTCCATTCTGTTCCTGAACGTGGGGCGCGACTCGGGCGTGGCGGTGGGCGACGTGTTCGAGGCGTACGAGCCGCGGCACCGGTCGCGGCTGGGCATTCGCCCCGAAGTGTACGTGGCGCGCATGCAGGTGGTGCGCGTCACCGGAGGGAGCGCGTCGGTGCGGGTGACGGAGCTGGGCCAGCCCAGCATCACTACCGGGCTGGCGGTGCGGCGCGTAGCGCGGATGCGGTGA
- a CDS encoding Dyp-type peroxidase — protein MTTASIDYTDVQGTILSGYRVELARHFILSITDAAGARAFLANLVDGTGGLPAVTTAARPSVKPDLFVNISFTATGLAALGVTAQELATFDPAFQRGAANTQTAQTIGDVNESAPANWLGGLGADGGAGVHVVLNLWVTEDPAVLEATTQTLRAAFAGCMTELLAADANALPDNGVHFGYRDNIAQPTVLGAPRRKRPTPDDQPVVPTGEFLLGYPNASGGTYSVQPAALSTNSSYAAFRILQQDVAGFESFLTTYAAKAGIEPELLAAKVCGRWRNGNPLELVPEGGACLPSHQLNDFTYVQPSDPANDDTLGLKCPIGSHIRRNNPRSEAVVGTDATHHRIVRRAMPYGPAYDPARPDDTPRGLVGYFINASLFNQFEFLQGQWNQLSTFVKAATGPGGTNAGNAVWNISGEDVFLGVNDPGASSFTLAALGKNGANNTTITGFSRMIQTAGSVYCFLPSMTGLRYLAALGSPAA, from the coding sequence ATGACCACCGCTTCCATCGACTACACCGACGTGCAGGGCACCATCCTGAGTGGATACCGGGTGGAGCTGGCGCGGCACTTCATCCTGAGCATCACCGACGCGGCGGGCGCCCGCGCCTTTCTGGCCAACCTGGTGGATGGAACGGGCGGTCTGCCGGCCGTGACCACCGCCGCGCGCCCGTCCGTGAAGCCGGACCTGTTCGTCAACATCAGCTTCACGGCCACGGGGCTGGCCGCGCTGGGCGTGACGGCGCAGGAACTGGCGACCTTCGATCCCGCGTTCCAGCGCGGAGCCGCGAATACGCAGACGGCGCAGACCATCGGCGACGTGAACGAGAGCGCGCCGGCCAACTGGCTGGGCGGACTCGGCGCGGACGGCGGCGCGGGCGTGCACGTCGTCCTCAACCTGTGGGTGACGGAAGATCCCGCCGTGCTGGAGGCGACCACGCAGACGCTGCGCGCCGCCTTCGCCGGCTGCATGACGGAGCTGCTGGCCGCCGACGCCAACGCGCTTCCCGACAACGGCGTGCATTTCGGCTATCGCGACAACATCGCGCAGCCCACCGTGCTGGGCGCGCCCCGCCGCAAGCGTCCCACGCCGGACGACCAGCCCGTCGTGCCCACCGGCGAGTTTCTGCTCGGCTATCCCAACGCGTCCGGCGGCACCTATTCCGTGCAGCCCGCGGCGCTTTCCACCAACAGCAGCTACGCGGCGTTCCGCATTCTGCAGCAGGACGTGGCGGGCTTTGAATCGTTCCTGACGACGTACGCGGCCAAGGCGGGGATCGAGCCGGAGCTGCTGGCGGCCAAGGTGTGCGGACGGTGGCGGAACGGGAACCCGCTGGAGCTGGTGCCGGAGGGCGGCGCGTGCCTTCCCAGCCATCAGCTGAACGACTTTACCTACGTGCAGCCGTCCGATCCCGCCAACGACGACACGCTGGGCCTCAAGTGCCCCATCGGCTCGCACATCCGCCGCAACAACCCGCGCAGCGAGGCGGTGGTGGGGACGGATGCCACGCACCACCGCATCGTGCGGCGGGCCATGCCGTACGGCCCCGCGTACGATCCGGCCAGGCCGGACGACACGCCCCGCGGGCTGGTGGGCTACTTCATCAACGCCAGCCTGTTCAACCAGTTCGAGTTTCTGCAGGGGCAGTGGAACCAGCTGTCGACCTTTGTAAAAGCCGCCACGGGGCCGGGCGGGACGAACGCGGGAAACGCGGTGTGGAACATCAGCGGCGAAGACGTCTTTCTGGGCGTCAACGACCCGGGCGCCAGCTCCTTTACGCTGGCGGCGCTGGGCAAGAACGGCGCGAACAACACCACCATCACGGGCTTTTCCCGCATGATCCAGACGGCGGGGAGCGTGTACTGCTTTCTGCCCAGCATGACCGGCCTGCGCTACCTGGCCGCGCTAGGATCGCCCGCGGCCTGA
- the ybgF gene encoding tol-pal system protein YbgF has translation MRRAGFAALLALLPAAAGCVATKQDIRDLQLGMAANQARQDSMVDALIQRTEAMLDSLSDQNIRLRGDLANRLLAIDRQLVQIQELSGQNQAQLGQLRTQIDRAAEEARRQQAAAAQAASTGGNASADDDAADPQALYDAALAAMRRGSVSTARTGFEEFLRANPEHRLAAEAQYNIGQTYETGNDRGAAITAYGRVLELYPTSPRASAALLRMGRLELARGNRSEARLRFNAVIARYPRSAEATEARTELQRLGTR, from the coding sequence GTGAGGCGCGCGGGATTCGCCGCGCTGCTGGCCCTCCTTCCCGCCGCGGCGGGGTGCGTGGCCACCAAGCAGGACATCCGCGACCTGCAACTGGGGATGGCCGCCAACCAGGCGCGCCAGGACAGCATGGTGGACGCGCTGATCCAGCGCACGGAAGCGATGCTGGACTCGCTGAGCGACCAGAACATCCGTCTGCGCGGCGACCTGGCCAACCGGCTGCTGGCCATCGACCGCCAGCTGGTGCAGATCCAGGAGTTGAGCGGGCAGAACCAGGCGCAGCTGGGCCAGCTTCGCACGCAGATCGATCGCGCGGCCGAGGAAGCGCGCCGCCAGCAGGCCGCGGCGGCGCAGGCGGCGTCCACGGGCGGCAACGCCTCCGCGGACGACGACGCGGCCGATCCGCAGGCGCTGTACGACGCCGCGCTCGCCGCCATGCGCCGCGGCTCGGTATCCACGGCGCGCACGGGGTTCGAGGAGTTTCTGCGCGCCAACCCGGAGCACCGGCTGGCCGCGGAGGCGCAGTACAACATCGGGCAGACGTACGAGACGGGGAACGACCGGGGCGCGGCCATCACCGCGTACGGCCGCGTGCTGGAGCTGTATCCCACCTCGCCCCGCGCCTCCGCCGCGCTGCTGCGGATGGGGCGGCTGGAACTGGCTCGCGGAAACCGCTCGGAGGCGCGGCTGCGCTTCAACGCGGTCATCGCCCGCTACCCGCGCAGCGCCGAGGCCACCGAGGCCCGCACGGAGCTGCAGCGGCTGGGGACGCGGTGA
- the nrdR gene encoding transcriptional regulator NrdR, whose amino-acid sequence MRCPFCHHTDDRVVDSRSVREGRAVRRRRECLRCERRFTTYEYIEERPLQITKRDGEREPFDRRKLLLSIQIATAKRPVSPTEIERVVEEIERDLDRRESGEAESREIGEMVMERLKRRDHIAYVRFASVYRNFQDPEEFLMEFRDLRDRQTQREIRRHQPELELGLPEGEEDGDGRD is encoded by the coding sequence GTGCGCTGCCCCTTCTGCCACCACACGGACGACCGCGTCGTGGACTCGCGCAGCGTGCGGGAGGGGCGCGCCGTGCGCAGGCGGCGGGAATGCCTGCGCTGCGAGCGCCGCTTCACCACGTACGAGTACATCGAAGAACGCCCGCTGCAGATCACCAAGCGCGACGGCGAGCGCGAGCCGTTCGACCGGCGCAAGCTGCTGCTGAGCATTCAGATCGCCACGGCCAAGCGCCCGGTGAGCCCCACCGAGATCGAACGGGTGGTGGAGGAGATCGAGCGCGACCTGGACCGGCGGGAAAGCGGTGAGGCGGAAAGCCGCGAAATCGGCGAGATGGTGATGGAGCGCCTGAAGCGGCGCGACCACATCGCCTACGTGCGCTTTGCCTCCGTGTACCGCAACTTCCAGGATCCGGAAGAGTTCCTGATGGAGTTCCGCGACCTGCGCGACCGGCAGACGCAGCGCGAGATCAGGCGCCACCAGCCGGAACTGGAGCTGGGGCTGCCGGAGGGCGAAGAAGACGGAGACGGGCGGGACTGA
- the ccsA gene encoding cytochrome c biogenesis protein CcsA, with protein MSMTLGLHSLALVLYAVTAALLGWSLARAAQRAPLAAGAALAAGVGAHAAALGSYWTSFREPPLVGLAPSLSTLALLIALGSLLLAVIGRSGPLGLVLVPVAALLTAIAQIAGLRPTGPELAYRGPWFILHVTLAFAGYAGLTIAFAAGLMYLLQFRQLKDKRFGAVFRFFPPLDTLDRIGVRALLTGLPCLTAALLLGWAWSQRFGPAMHAGNPKVVWGVVTWLAFVAALLARAGNATHARRGAMTTVVGFAVVVAAYVVLRAAEAAGSGFL; from the coding sequence ATGAGCATGACCCTGGGGCTGCACTCGCTGGCCCTGGTGCTGTACGCCGTCACCGCGGCGCTGCTGGGGTGGTCGCTGGCCCGCGCGGCGCAGCGGGCGCCGTTGGCCGCGGGCGCCGCGCTGGCCGCCGGCGTGGGGGCGCACGCCGCCGCGCTGGGATCGTACTGGACGTCGTTCCGGGAGCCGCCCCTGGTGGGGCTGGCGCCCTCGCTGAGCACCCTGGCGCTGCTGATTGCGCTGGGGTCGCTTCTGCTTGCGGTCATCGGCCGCAGCGGGCCGCTGGGGCTGGTGCTGGTGCCCGTGGCGGCGCTGCTCACCGCCATCGCCCAGATCGCCGGGCTGCGGCCCACCGGTCCGGAGCTGGCGTACCGCGGGCCGTGGTTCATTCTGCACGTGACGCTGGCGTTCGCGGGGTACGCGGGGCTGACGATCGCCTTCGCGGCGGGGCTCATGTACCTGCTGCAGTTCCGCCAGCTCAAGGACAAGCGGTTCGGCGCGGTGTTCCGCTTCTTTCCCCCCCTGGACACGCTGGACCGCATCGGCGTGCGCGCCCTGCTCACCGGGCTGCCCTGCCTGACGGCGGCGCTGCTGCTGGGGTGGGCGTGGTCGCAGCGCTTCGGCCCGGCCATGCACGCGGGAAACCCCAAAGTCGTCTGGGGGGTAGTCACGTGGCTGGCCTTTGTGGCGGCGCTCCTGGCGCGCGCCGGGAACGCCACGCACGCCCGGCGCGGCGCCATGACCACCGTGGTGGGCTTCGCCGTGGTGGTGGCGGCGTACGTGGTGCTGCGCGCCGCCGAGGCCGCCGGCTCGGGCTTTCTGTGA
- a CDS encoding biopolymer transporter ExbD, which translates to MPRRRDRKELGYSAEINVTSLVDVVLTLLVIFMITAPMMQGGVEVKVPRAQTQSVPSSEGLIVTVDRAGQVYIGEAAVRMEEFAVQFPAIVKERGASSVYLKADEAVPYGRVVQVLGMMKASDVATVGLVAEEETGN; encoded by the coding sequence ATGCCGCGCCGCCGCGACCGCAAGGAGCTGGGATACAGCGCGGAGATCAACGTCACCTCGCTGGTGGACGTGGTCCTCACGCTGCTCGTGATCTTCATGATCACCGCGCCCATGATGCAGGGCGGGGTGGAGGTGAAGGTACCGCGCGCGCAGACGCAGTCCGTGCCGTCCAGCGAGGGATTGATCGTCACGGTGGACAGGGCCGGGCAGGTGTACATCGGCGAGGCGGCGGTGCGGATGGAGGAGTTCGCGGTGCAGTTTCCCGCCATCGTCAAGGAGCGCGGCGCCAGCAGCGTCTATCTGAAGGCGGACGAGGCGGTGCCGTACGGCCGCGTGGTGCAGGTGCTGGGGATGATGAAGGCGTCGGACGTGGCGACCGTCGGCCTGGTCGCCGAAGAAGAGACGGGGAACTGA
- the hemA gene encoding glutamyl-tRNA reductase encodes MPVAVVGVSHHTAPIELRERFAFGRTELPRALVGLAEEAAGEAVILSTCNRTEVYLATPEGSQGVELARDLLSARVGMASAGAAPYLYVHRDRPAVEHLFRVSSGLDSMILGEPQIQGQVKEAYSVAREVAGAEGPVVGPALHRMFQTAFSIGGRVRSETALGVGAASVPSAAVDLAKKIFGALKGRKALILGAGEMSELTLELLRSEGVRTAIVANRTFERARELAERCGGEAIQWDDFGAALPSVDIVICGTSAPHPVLTRERLRAALPAGPQRPLCIIDIAIPRDVEPGVGNEPNVFLYNVDDLRQIVDDNLGRRRAELPVAGSIVAEGVEDFWQWYNSLAVVPTIRALRDRGEALRRAEVERAMRQLAHLSAEDQAAIDALTRAVVNKVLHAPTVNLRSAAGNGRGTGVLDTARYLFELDAEPRGDGQ; translated from the coding sequence ATGCCTGTCGCAGTCGTAGGAGTCAGTCACCACACGGCGCCCATCGAGCTCCGGGAGCGGTTCGCCTTTGGGCGCACCGAGCTTCCGCGCGCGCTCGTGGGGCTGGCGGAAGAGGCCGCGGGCGAGGCCGTCATCCTCAGCACCTGCAACCGTACAGAAGTATACCTGGCCACCCCCGAGGGATCGCAGGGGGTGGAGCTTGCGCGCGACCTGCTTTCCGCGCGGGTGGGGATGGCGTCCGCCGGGGCCGCGCCGTACCTGTACGTGCACCGCGACCGGCCGGCGGTGGAGCACCTGTTCCGCGTGTCGTCCGGGCTGGACAGCATGATCCTGGGCGAGCCGCAGATCCAGGGGCAGGTCAAGGAGGCGTATTCCGTCGCGCGCGAGGTGGCGGGGGCCGAGGGGCCGGTCGTCGGACCCGCCCTCCATCGCATGTTCCAGACGGCGTTTTCCATCGGCGGGCGGGTGCGCAGCGAGACGGCGCTGGGCGTGGGCGCGGCCTCCGTCCCCAGCGCCGCGGTGGACCTGGCCAAGAAGATCTTCGGCGCGCTCAAGGGGCGAAAGGCGCTCATTCTGGGCGCGGGGGAAATGAGCGAGCTGACGCTGGAACTGCTTCGTTCGGAGGGCGTGCGGACCGCCATCGTCGCCAACCGCACCTTTGAGCGGGCGCGCGAGCTGGCGGAGCGGTGCGGCGGCGAGGCGATCCAGTGGGACGACTTCGGCGCGGCGCTGCCCTCGGTGGACATCGTCATCTGCGGAACCTCCGCGCCGCACCCCGTGCTCACGCGCGAACGGCTGCGCGCGGCGCTCCCGGCCGGGCCGCAGCGCCCGCTGTGCATCATCGACATCGCCATTCCGCGCGACGTGGAGCCGGGCGTGGGCAACGAGCCCAACGTCTTTCTCTACAACGTGGATGACCTGCGGCAGATCGTGGACGACAACCTGGGCCGCCGCCGCGCGGAGCTCCCCGTGGCGGGGAGCATCGTGGCGGAGGGGGTCGAAGACTTCTGGCAGTGGTACAACAGCCTCGCCGTCGTCCCCACCATCCGCGCGCTGCGCGACCGGGGCGAGGCGCTGCGCCGCGCCGAGGTGGAGCGGGCGATGCGGCAGCTGGCGCACCTGAGCGCCGAGGACCAGGCCGCCATCGACGCGCTCACCCGCGCCGTGGTCAACAAGGTGCTGCACGCCCCCACGGTCAACCTGCGCAGCGCCGCGGGCAACGGCCGCGGGACGGGCGTGCTGGACACCGCGCGCTACCTGTTTGAACTGGACGCCGAGCCCCGCGGGGACGGCCAGTGA
- a CDS encoding NAD(P)-dependent oxidoreductase: MSARYPVLLDVARLRVLVVGGGAVGARKVAGLVEAGGRPDVVSPEATAELADLVAREGLVWHRRPWSAETDAAGYHLVFAATDSVDVNAAVADAARSAGAMVSRADQGDAGEVQVPSTLREGDVVVALSTGGASPLLARRIRERLAETVVTPGLGRAVRRLSQVRAEIQARWAGDDARRRAFWFDLITPGFLDHAVRGRDDEVERAISRCLSQS, from the coding sequence GTGAGCGCGCGCTATCCCGTGCTGCTGGATGTGGCGCGGCTGCGGGTCCTGGTGGTGGGCGGTGGAGCCGTGGGGGCGCGCAAGGTGGCGGGGCTGGTGGAGGCGGGCGGGCGGCCGGACGTCGTTTCTCCGGAAGCCACGGCGGAGCTGGCGGATCTGGTGGCGCGGGAGGGCCTGGTCTGGCACCGGCGCCCCTGGTCGGCCGAAACGGACGCGGCGGGGTACCACCTGGTGTTCGCCGCCACGGACTCGGTGGATGTCAACGCGGCCGTGGCGGATGCGGCGCGGTCCGCGGGGGCCATGGTGAGCCGCGCGGACCAGGGCGACGCGGGCGAGGTGCAGGTTCCGTCCACGCTGCGGGAGGGCGACGTCGTCGTCGCGCTCTCGACGGGCGGGGCGTCGCCGCTGCTGGCGCGGCGCATCCGCGAGCGGCTGGCCGAAACGGTCGTCACCCCCGGACTGGGGCGCGCGGTGCGCCGCCTGTCGCAGGTGCGGGCCGAAATCCAGGCGCGCTGGGCCGGGGATGATGCCCGGCGGCGGGCCTTCTGGTTTGATCTCATCACGCCCGGCTTTCTGGACCACGCGGTCCGCGGCCGGGACGACGAAGTGGAGCGGGCCATCTCACGATGCCTGTCGCAGTCGTAG
- a CDS encoding PD40 domain-containing protein, translating to MISRFRSLFSLALCGAGVLMAAAPAAAQDSVVVQLRTTYETSRQPGFVVLPFGGTGGEALRTIVQRDLTFSDRFEIREATGVRAADSVNLALWSERGADWVLRGSVAPRAGGLTLTMTLYDAVYGQPKGTGSFPIPAADARGFRMAAHAAADQVVRWATGEPGMAASRIAFVTQGRGSKEIYAVDSDGENLTRITSDGSIALSPAWAPDGGRLAYTSFRGGAPMLYERNLSTGADRVLSDRAGINITPSYSPDGRTVAFATTVSGNTEIATISGAGGGLQQQTRGRGYDNLSPTWAPDGGRFAFVSDRLGEPQIYVMEPGGQPRLISDYAYGQRGYSTSPDWSPAGPVIAYHTRVNGRMQIAAVSADGGRPRMLTTSGSNEDPSWAPDGRHLVYAAGNGLIILDTATGKTRTLVPGGGFGLPDWSPALQRLSR from the coding sequence ATGATTTCGCGTTTTCGATCGCTGTTCTCCCTCGCCCTCTGCGGCGCGGGCGTGCTGATGGCCGCCGCGCCCGCCGCCGCGCAGGACTCCGTCGTCGTCCAGCTTCGCACGACGTACGAGACGTCGCGGCAGCCGGGCTTCGTCGTTCTCCCCTTTGGCGGGACGGGGGGCGAGGCGCTGCGGACCATCGTGCAGCGCGACCTTACGTTCAGCGACCGCTTCGAGATCCGCGAGGCCACCGGCGTGCGCGCGGCGGATTCCGTGAACCTGGCGCTGTGGAGCGAGCGCGGGGCCGACTGGGTGCTGCGCGGCAGCGTGGCTCCCCGCGCGGGCGGATTGACGCTGACCATGACGCTGTACGACGCCGTCTACGGCCAGCCCAAGGGGACAGGCTCGTTCCCCATCCCGGCGGCGGACGCGCGGGGATTCCGCATGGCGGCCCACGCCGCGGCCGACCAGGTCGTCCGCTGGGCCACGGGCGAGCCGGGGATGGCCGCCTCGCGCATCGCGTTCGTGACGCAGGGCCGGGGGAGCAAGGAAATCTACGCGGTGGACAGCGACGGCGAGAACCTGACGCGCATCACCAGCGACGGTTCCATCGCGCTCTCGCCCGCGTGGGCGCCGGACGGTGGACGACTCGCGTACACCAGCTTTCGCGGCGGCGCGCCCATGCTGTACGAGCGCAACCTGTCCACCGGCGCGGACCGCGTCCTTTCCGACCGGGCGGGGATCAACATCACCCCGTCGTACTCGCCGGATGGGCGGACGGTGGCATTCGCCACGACGGTGTCGGGAAACACGGAGATCGCCACGATCAGCGGCGCGGGCGGCGGGCTGCAGCAGCAGACGCGCGGCCGCGGCTACGACAACCTGTCGCCCACGTGGGCGCCGGACGGGGGGCGCTTCGCATTCGTGAGCGACCGCTTGGGTGAGCCGCAGATCTACGTGATGGAGCCCGGCGGCCAGCCGCGGCTGATCAGCGACTACGCGTACGGGCAGCGCGGCTACAGCACCTCGCCGGACTGGTCGCCCGCGGGCCCCGTGATCGCCTATCACACGCGGGTGAACGGGCGGATGCAGATCGCCGCCGTGAGCGCGGACGGCGGCCGCCCGCGCATGCTGACCACCAGTGGCAGCAACGAGGACCCCAGCTGGGCCCCGGACGGGCGGCACCTGGTGTACGCGGCCGGCAACGGCCTCATCATCCTGGACACCGCGACGGGCAAGACGCGCACGCTGGTGCCCGGCGGCGGCTTCGGCCTCCCCGACTGGTCCCCCGCGCTCCAGCGCCTCAGCCGCTGA
- a CDS encoding OmpA family protein has translation MNVRNAMVLALVPVLALGACKKKPAVSPEPDTTAGSGVDDAAARADSIRLAGERDRQAAADRAERDRVERERMARETAGAREALTEIVFFEYDSNEITERAAGILRLKAAVLQANPGLRLRIEGHADQRGSTEYNLALGQRRAEAVREWLANYGIDADRFVPVSMGKERPLVEGDGEDAYARNRRAEFAIAGGEVRVVPTELR, from the coding sequence ATGAACGTTCGCAACGCCATGGTCCTTGCCCTCGTCCCCGTGCTGGCGCTGGGCGCCTGCAAGAAGAAGCCGGCGGTGAGCCCCGAGCCGGACACGACCGCCGGCTCCGGCGTGGATGACGCCGCCGCGCGGGCCGACAGCATCCGCCTGGCCGGCGAGCGCGACCGCCAGGCCGCCGCGGACCGGGCCGAGCGGGACCGCGTGGAACGCGAGCGGATGGCGCGCGAAACAGCGGGCGCCCGCGAGGCACTCACGGAAATCGTCTTCTTCGAGTACGACAGCAACGAGATCACCGAGCGCGCGGCCGGCATCCTGCGTTTGAAGGCGGCCGTCCTCCAGGCCAACCCGGGACTGCGGCTGCGCATCGAGGGCCACGCCGACCAGCGCGGCAGCACGGAGTACAACCTGGCCCTGGGCCAGCGCCGCGCGGAGGCCGTGCGCGAGTGGCTGGCCAACTACGGCATTGACGCGGACCGCTTCGTTCCGGTGAGCATGGGCAAGGAGCGCCCGCTGGTGGAGGGCGACGGGGAAGATGCCTACGCCCGCAACCGCCGCGCGGAGTTCGCCATCGCGGGCGGCGAAGTGCGCGTGGTGCCGACGGAGCTGCGGTGA
- a CDS encoding MotA/TolQ/ExbB proton channel family protein, with product MQQHSGSEFGSAWQMIVHGTPSTKIVMAVLAILSLVSWTLIVRKSLQFRRLHSEADQFLDRIESAGSLDEAYSWVRGMGDSPFTRLFKRGAAFFGELRPGAARAGSEVRGLSPAQLEVLRIVLEKEEGEERDELASGLNWLAIIASVAPLLGLLGTVLGVMNSFLAVAGAGSSSITVVAPGVAEALVATAGGLVVAIPAAMAYNYLLGRLNRFSAELEGISSELIGALAREGRI from the coding sequence ATGCAGCAGCACAGCGGAAGCGAGTTCGGGTCGGCGTGGCAGATGATTGTCCACGGCACCCCTTCCACCAAGATCGTCATGGCGGTGCTCGCCATCCTGTCGCTGGTCTCGTGGACGCTGATCGTGCGCAAGTCGCTGCAGTTCCGCCGCCTGCACAGCGAGGCGGACCAGTTTCTGGACCGCATCGAGAGCGCGGGCTCGCTGGACGAGGCGTACTCGTGGGTGCGCGGCATGGGCGATTCTCCCTTCACGCGGCTGTTCAAGCGCGGCGCCGCCTTCTTTGGCGAGCTGCGGCCCGGCGCTGCGCGGGCCGGCTCCGAGGTGCGCGGCCTGTCTCCCGCGCAGCTGGAAGTCCTCCGCATCGTCCTCGAAAAGGAAGAGGGCGAGGAGCGCGACGAGCTGGCGAGCGGCCTCAACTGGCTGGCCATCATCGCCAGCGTGGCGCCGCTGCTGGGGCTTCTCGGTACGGTGCTGGGGGTGATGAACTCCTTTCTGGCCGTCGCCGGCGCGGGGAGCAGCAGCATCACCGTCGTGGCGCCCGGCGTGGCGGAAGCACTCGTCGCCACGGCGGGCGGCCTGGTGGTCGCCATCCCCGCGGCGATGGCGTACAACTACCTGTTGGGCCGGCTGAACCGCTTCAGCGCGGAGCTGGAGGGAATCAGCAGCGAGCTGATCGGTGCGCTAGCCCGCGAAGGGCGCATCTGA